One window from the genome of Cucumis melo cultivar AY chromosome 10, USDA_Cmelo_AY_1.0, whole genome shotgun sequence encodes:
- the LOC127151180 gene encoding uncharacterized protein LOC127151180, which produces MTSATLNMLAADKLNDNNYASWKNTINTVLIIDDLRFVLVEECPQVPAANATRTVREPYERWAKANEKARAYILASLSEVLAKKHESMLTAREIMDSLQEMFGQASYQIKHDALKYIYNARMNEGASVGEHVLNMMKQCCYE; this is translated from the exons ATGACGAGTGCTACTTTGAATATGTTGGCTGCTGATAAACTTAATGACAATAATTATGCATCTTGGAAAAATACTATCAACACTGTGCTAATCATCGATGACCTTAGATTTGTCCTAGTTGAGGAGTGTCCTCAAGTCCCAGCTGCTAATGCAACTCGAACTGTTCGAGAACCATATGAGCGTTGGGCCAAGGCAAATGAAAAAGCCCGAGCATACATCTTGGCAAGCTTATCTGAAGTATTGgccaagaaacatgaatcaatgCTCACTGCTCGTGAGATTATGGACTCCTTGCAGGAGATGTTTGGTCAGGCCTCTTATCAGATCAAGCATGATGCTCTGAAATACATTTATAATGCCCGTATGAATGAGGGAGCCTCAGTGGgagaacatgttctcaatatgatg AAGCAAtgctgttatgaataa